CCGATGACATACAATATACATCAGAGGAGCAACTAGGATCACGCTTCACGTTAGCGAAAGAGGCGGCAAAGATTATAGGCGGACTTAAAAATAAACTCCATTCTCAAAACTCATAACACATATCTATCATGGCAGTAGAAGATAAAGAAAAATCCGGATCAAAAGAGGAAATCACGCCAGATTTTTTGCGTGAGGCTACTGGCATTAACCCCGAGCAAGAACAGACTATGGATCGCGAGGCACACAGCGGCGCCGCCAAAGACATTGCCGAACGTGAAGGTATAGCCGGCACACAGAAAACTACCGAGGCCGACAAAGCGGAGAGTGACCGGATTGGCACTCCTGACGGTCAAATTGGCGGCGGTTACAAAGCTAATGCAAAGAAAAAACGTAAGTTTTGGACCAAGAAAAAAGGTGTCGGGGCTGGAATTGCTGGTTTAGCAGTATTCGGTGGCATGGGTCTATTCGGTATAATGAGTGGTCCTTTTGGCGTCATGCATTTTGGCCAACTACTTAATCTCAATTTTTTACCCGGAAATTCTATTTTGACTAGCCGAGCGGGCAATTTATATAAGTGGTCACAATGGTCTGACCAACCTGAAATGAGACGGTTGGGTGCAATCGGACGCCAATCCATGCGCGGTATCGATGCAAAATTTGAAAGAGCAGGTTATAGAAAAGTTGTCGGGTCAGGCGGGCGTCTTCATGCCGTTATTGCCCCAAACAACGAAAGAATACCAGTAGATCCACCCGGTACAGGCAAGTCTGCAGCTAAACAGAACTGGCGTAGAGTTGTTAGGCGAGTTAATTTGGTAAGCACAAAGCGTATTGGCCCTGTTGGATCGCGGTTTGCAACAAGAGCTTACGGCATGAACATGGGAAACATACTAAACCCGAGGCGCACGTTACAGGATTGGCAGGCAAAAAGAACCCGAGTTAGAGAGGCTAGGCAGGCAAATAAAACAGGTACACAACCAGCAGACGTTAGGACTACTGCAGACGACGCCGACGTCGACCGTGCGCCCGGAGATCCAGACCCAAATGAGGGTACCGGAAGACAAAATACTACCTCAAGACGAAACACAGCAAGAGCAATAAAAACGGCCTCTGGCATTGCGCTTGGATGTATTGCGATTGAACTTGCCGATCCTGAAGGTGTAGCCCATAAAACAAACGTGATTCTTCCGTTAATACGTGGTGCTGGCCGATACTTAACTATCATGGGTCAATTACAGTCGGGTAACGTTGACCACGAGGAGCTCGGCATTGTATATCAAGAGCTTGTTGCTGACAACGAAGACGGGGAGCCAACCTCCGCTTTTGCCTCAGCTCCAATGCAACATCTGGCTGGACGCGCCCCTACTGGTAGAGATATACCACCTGAAGCCCACCCGGTACGTTCAAAAAACTTTTTCGAAAATATCATGGGTGGTGTTTGGAGCAGTATAGAAGGAGTCCAAGGTCCTATCAGTGCTGGATGCCAACATATCTCCAGCACTGTCGGGCAAATTATTGGCGGCGGTATAGATATAGCTTTATGCGCGGTTAGCGGTGGAGCAACCTGTGTCGCAAGAGGCGCTATCCAGACTGCGCTTATCGGAGGAGGTATGCACGTACTAGTCAATATATTAGCCGGTGAACAGACTGCTGCTTGCTTTAGTGAAACTGTAGAAGAGCTTGACGAGGAAGACACAGAAGTCGCTGGCAACACCCCTGTTGGCGGTGATATTGTAGGTGCCTGCGCAGGGTATGGCGCCCGCATATTTGCCAATGAGAACATGCTTAACTTTGGTGGCACACAATTAAGCGACGAGGAGTTTGCTGCTGTTCAGCGTTATAGCAATGAATTGGAAACTGAGCGCTTCCAAAACCAAAGCCTATTCGCAAGATTATTTAGCCCTTATGAACACAAATCCTTGTTCTCTAATGTCGCTCGTAATACATTGGTTTTTGCTTCTGGTAATAGTGGCCATAAATTCGCACACTCGCTACTGACAGCCCCCTTTGGCATAACGCAAAACTTACTCCAACCATTTAATTCGGCAGTTTACGCGCAGGACAATCGCACGTTTGATTGGGGCGGTTATCCAGCATACGGTTTTAGTATTGATGAACTGGATGATGAACGGTTTGATAACCCGTTTGAAAACGCTTCTATCGTCGCCGATAGACTTGATGATAGCGACGTAAAAGATAAAATTGAGCGCTGTTTTGCTCTTGAGCTGCAAGACGATTACTCCTTAAAAAGGATAGATGATGAGGTTAGGTCAGTACATTCACTTGATGGCTGCGACGACCAGGACGAAGTTTGGAAGCGTATAAGGTTTTATATACTAGACACCCAAATTGCGGAGACTATGAATTGTTATGAAGGCGATCATACCAGTTGCCGAACAATCGGTTTCGATGTCGCAAACGCTGAATCCGAACAATCCACCTCGCGACCAGCTCCCGACGAAGCTATTGTGGGAGATACTTCTGACCAACCCTGCGCATCAGGCACAGATGACCTCGGAACTGCAACCGGTTACAATAACGGGGACGCTTATACTATCCGGCTGTGCTCCATACCCGGTTTTACCTCTGAATGGCCGGGTGAAGAATTCATAAGAATAAACTCAACGGTATCAGGGAATTGGCTAAACTTATTCCAAGCTGCCCGAACAGACGGTATAGATCTCCAAGCCGTCAATTCCTTCAGAAGCATGGAACGCCAGCAAGTGCTTTACGATCGATATCTGGCAGGCCGCGGGAACTTGGCCGCTCAACCAGGACACTCTAACCATCAGCTTGGTTTTGCAGTCGATATCGTTATGGATGACCGTGGTTTAAATCTAGAACAGTGCCGAGCTAATGCTGCACAATATCCAATATTTAGCTGGCTGAGAGATAACTCTTCCGACTTTGGCATCGAAGCAAATGTTCCAGATGAATGCTGGCATTGGTCGTCATGATAAAAAAACATTTCATTATACTGGTTGCAGCCGTTGTACTTGTCTCAAGTTTCATGTCACAAAGTGTGTTGGCGATTTCTGATGAGCAAAGAAGAATACTAGAATCCAATATACTTTTCTACAACGTTGATGCTACCGACAGTATTGCGGACTCATGCACACTCCTTGTTGCCGGAAAAGGTGACATATTTAACGAAACTCAGTTGGAACAAATTGAGCGCAACCGTCTCGTATACGAAGAGGCTGGACAAGAGGCGGATGTCCCTTGGGAGATGTTGGCGGTTATACACCTGAAGGAGTCTGGGCTAGGTCGAGAAAACCCTAGTAATGGTCAAGGTGTTTACCAATTCGTCAATAAAAACGGCGGGCCATATCCACCAGGCCCGGTTAATGAGGCTGAGTTTGTTCGTCAAACAAAACTGGCAGCTCAATTTGTCCGCTCTAAGTTACCATCAAACCTTGAACATAACCGAAATTTAACATACTCAGGGGCTTCATCTGACACTATAAAAGATACGTTCTTCAGTTATAACGGCAGGAGCAGTGGTTATGCTGACCAGGCTGAAGCTTTGGGGTTTGATCGGGAGCGACAGCCATTTGAGGGATCACCATATGTCATGAATAAGGCAGACCCCCAGCGAGATCCAGAAATTAACACTACCACCTGGGGACAAGTCAAGGAAGACTTTGGACCAATTGAATATCCAGCAAATAATTTTTACGGCGCCTACGTAAGCTATGCGGCACTAGCTGGCACCGGTACAGACAACTGCGACCAAAATCTCGGTATTAGGGTTGTTGAGATAGCCCAAGAAGAGCTTGCTTTGGGTGCAAACGAAGCAGATAATTCCTACTTTAAATATACAGAAGGTATAGAGGCTGCTTGGTGTGCATATTTTGTAAGCTGGGTATTCGATAAAGCTGGAGCTCCTTTCGAAGGCGGTCCACTTCCTCAAGTTTCAACTATGCAAGCCTATGCAAGAGACCGAGGTATGTATTACGAGTCAGACGACAGCACTTTCACACCGCAACCAGGTGATATTGTTGTCTACAAGGAAGGGGTGCTGCCTTTTGAATCGCATGTTAATATAGTCATCTCTTACAATGCGGGTACTGAAATAATTACGACAATTGGCGGTAATGAGTCCGATACAATACTAGAACTAACAAACGAACGGTCACTACCTTCAATTAGTGGCTTTATAAGGATTCAGTAATTATGTATAACGTAAATAAAAAACATATTATCCTGGCAATCTTAGTGCTGTCCGCGCTACTGTTAATATTTGGAATAAAAATATACTTGGATAACCAACGTTTCCAAGTCTTCTCGACTACTCCATCACTTACACAAACCGTCGCAACCAGCACTTCTGTAATAAAGCTTGACTTTAATAAACCGCTTTCAGATGATTCTTCCTATAACAGAACGCTTATTAAGGATCTTGATGAGCTAGCATATATACATGATGTTGAGCGAGCTGGTGATTCACTGCTGGTTAGGCTGGGCACACTCAACTCCGGACAAGAATACACTGTTACATTTAATGATATTATTTCAGCTGATGGTGATGTTATATCGGACTTAAGTTATACATTTTTTGTTGACTATATTCCGTACGATCGACTATCTGAAGCACAGAAAGCTTTGGAGCTACAAGAAACTGATCGAGGGAGTGAAGATGACCCAGTGCTTAACTATGTACCACACTCAACATTACGGTATGAAATTAATCCTATACAGAGAACCAACAACGACGGTGTATATTCGCTTGGCTTGGACATAAAAATTATCCTTTCTAACGCCGACAGGTCTAACCAAGATGCCGCTATCGCTACATATAAAGAAATGGCTATGGATTACTTGCGTTCTGTTGACATCAACCCAGACGATTATGATATTTACTACCGTATTATTGAACCGACTCTTTAGTTTTGTTTGTCGGAATAACGTGGCACTGGTCTAGAAAATGCTGCACAACGATATCAGCATCCGTGGTAGTTATAAACGTTTGATAACCAGCCAAAAACTCGGTTAACGCC
This portion of the Candidatus Saccharibacteria bacterium genome encodes:
- a CDS encoding four helix bundle protein, with the translated sequence MSKAAEGYAKQIDRSFRRFLLTAKGSASKVQSMLILADDIQYTSEEQLGSRFTLAKEAAKIIGGLKNKLHSQNS
- a CDS encoding D-alanyl-D-alanine carboxypeptidase family protein, which encodes MAVEDKEKSGSKEEITPDFLREATGINPEQEQTMDREAHSGAAKDIAEREGIAGTQKTTEADKAESDRIGTPDGQIGGGYKANAKKKRKFWTKKKGVGAGIAGLAVFGGMGLFGIMSGPFGVMHFGQLLNLNFLPGNSILTSRAGNLYKWSQWSDQPEMRRLGAIGRQSMRGIDAKFERAGYRKVVGSGGRLHAVIAPNNERIPVDPPGTGKSAAKQNWRRVVRRVNLVSTKRIGPVGSRFATRAYGMNMGNILNPRRTLQDWQAKRTRVREARQANKTGTQPADVRTTADDADVDRAPGDPDPNEGTGRQNTTSRRNTARAIKTASGIALGCIAIELADPEGVAHKTNVILPLIRGAGRYLTIMGQLQSGNVDHEELGIVYQELVADNEDGEPTSAFASAPMQHLAGRAPTGRDIPPEAHPVRSKNFFENIMGGVWSSIEGVQGPISAGCQHISSTVGQIIGGGIDIALCAVSGGATCVARGAIQTALIGGGMHVLVNILAGEQTAACFSETVEELDEEDTEVAGNTPVGGDIVGACAGYGARIFANENMLNFGGTQLSDEEFAAVQRYSNELETERFQNQSLFARLFSPYEHKSLFSNVARNTLVFASGNSGHKFAHSLLTAPFGITQNLLQPFNSAVYAQDNRTFDWGGYPAYGFSIDELDDERFDNPFENASIVADRLDDSDVKDKIERCFALELQDDYSLKRIDDEVRSVHSLDGCDDQDEVWKRIRFYILDTQIAETMNCYEGDHTSCRTIGFDVANAESEQSTSRPAPDEAIVGDTSDQPCASGTDDLGTATGYNNGDAYTIRLCSIPGFTSEWPGEEFIRINSTVSGNWLNLFQAARTDGIDLQAVNSFRSMERQQVLYDRYLAGRGNLAAQPGHSNHQLGFAVDIVMDDRGLNLEQCRANAAQYPIFSWLRDNSSDFGIEANVPDECWHWSS
- a CDS encoding CHAP domain-containing protein → MIKKHFIILVAAVVLVSSFMSQSVLAISDEQRRILESNILFYNVDATDSIADSCTLLVAGKGDIFNETQLEQIERNRLVYEEAGQEADVPWEMLAVIHLKESGLGRENPSNGQGVYQFVNKNGGPYPPGPVNEAEFVRQTKLAAQFVRSKLPSNLEHNRNLTYSGASSDTIKDTFFSYNGRSSGYADQAEALGFDRERQPFEGSPYVMNKADPQRDPEINTTTWGQVKEDFGPIEYPANNFYGAYVSYAALAGTGTDNCDQNLGIRVVEIAQEELALGANEADNSYFKYTEGIEAAWCAYFVSWVFDKAGAPFEGGPLPQVSTMQAYARDRGMYYESDDSTFTPQPGDIVVYKEGVLPFESHVNIVISYNAGTEIITTIGGNESDTILELTNERSLPSISGFIRIQ
- a CDS encoding copper resistance protein CopC, which produces MYNVNKKHIILAILVLSALLLIFGIKIYLDNQRFQVFSTTPSLTQTVATSTSVIKLDFNKPLSDDSSYNRTLIKDLDELAYIHDVERAGDSLLVRLGTLNSGQEYTVTFNDIISADGDVISDLSYTFFVDYIPYDRLSEAQKALELQETDRGSEDDPVLNYVPHSTLRYEINPIQRTNNDGVYSLGLDIKIILSNADRSNQDAAIATYKEMAMDYLRSVDINPDDYDIYYRIIEPTL